A genomic segment from Castor canadensis chromosome 1, mCasCan1.hap1v2, whole genome shotgun sequence encodes:
- the LOC109680806 gene encoding olfactory receptor 5P4-like, whose translation METGNHTTVTEFIILGLTEDATLSSVFFVVFLGIYATTVLGNTSIIMLIQRSPQLHTPMYLFLSHLAFVDIGYSTSVTPVMIVSFLRETTTIPVAGCIIQLGSDVVFGTAECFLLAAMAYDRYVAICSPLLYSNHMSPRVCIILLLISYLGGCLNASSFTSCLLSLTFCGPNKINHFFCDLPPLIKLSCTHIYIAEISPAISAGSIIIITLFTIIVSYVYILHSILKMRSTEGRHKAFSTCTSHLTAVTLFYGTVTFVYVIPKSSHSPNHIKVVSVFYTVIIPMLNPLIYSLRNKEVKEAMSKLMVRTHSSF comes from the coding sequence ATGGAGACTGGGAACCACACAACGGTGACTGAGTTCATTATTTTGGGGTTAACGGAGGATGCTacactttcttctgtcttctttgtggtttttctaGGAATCTATGCTACTACTGTGCTGGGAAATACAAGCATAATAATGTTAATCCAAAGAAGCCCTCAGCTTCACACCCCAATGTACCTCTTTCTCAGCCATTTGGCCTTTGTGGACATAGGGTATTCCACATCAGTCACACCTGTCATGATTGTGAGCTTTCTAAGAGAGACAACTACTATCCCTGTTGCTGGTTGCATAATCCAACTTGGCTCTGATGTTGTCTTTGGAACAGCTGAGTGCTTCCTCCTAGCCGCCATGGCTTATGATCGTTATGTGGCCATTTGTTCTCCCCTACTCTACTCCAACCACATGTCCCCCAGGGTCTGCATCATCTTACTTCTTATTTCCTACTTGGGTGGGTGCCTGAATGCTTCATCGTTTACCAGCTGTTTATTGAGCCTCACTTTCTGTGGACCAAATAAAATCaaccatttcttctgtgacctGCCACCACTCATTAAGCTTTCTTGTACCCATATTTACATTGCTGAAATATCTCCTGCCATCTCGGCAGGGTCAATCATTATTATCACACTGTTCACCATCATTGTTTCATACGTCTACATCCTCCACTCCATTCTGAAGATGCGCTCTACTGAGGGAAGGCACAAGGCCTTCTCCACCTGCACTTCCCACCTCACTGCAGTCACTTTGTTTTATGGGACAGTTACTTTTGTTTATGTCATACCAAAGTCAAGCCACTCACCAAACCATATTAAAGTGGTGTCTGTGTTCTACACTGTCATAATCCCTATGTTGAACCCCCTGATTTATAGTCTGAGGAACAAGGAGGTAAAGGAGGCCATGAGTAAATTGATGGTGAGAACACATtcctcattttga